One Owenweeksia hongkongensis DSM 17368 genomic region harbors:
- a CDS encoding anhydro-N-acetylmuramic acid kinase, with product MKAIGLMSGTSLDGLDICLCDFTEKDGIWAFSILKAETIPYNPQWQERLTYNGSLSANELLALDHDYGILLGNMLQGFLQKNNIDAKSLSLISSHGHTYYHRPEQGFTFQLGNGPELFSKFQIPVVCDFRRQDVAMGGQGAPLVPIGDQLLFHKNAACLNFGGFANISFAENESRTAFDICPVNFVLNDLAKELGYDYDYQGLLASKGKVDMELLKKLNDLPFYKMKHPKSLGAEWVNENVFPLIENSGLGIFEKLRTMTEHVAIQVTDILNRYQIKNCMITGGGAYNAHLIQLIRSKTNCLIHIPEKEIVEYKEAVIFAFMGVLRWQKKNNVIGTVTGAPHSHSSGIIYS from the coding sequence ATGAAGGCTATAGGATTAATGAGTGGCACGTCACTAGATGGGCTAGATATTTGCCTCTGTGACTTTACTGAGAAAGACGGCATTTGGGCATTTTCTATATTAAAAGCCGAAACCATACCCTATAATCCGCAGTGGCAAGAACGACTAACCTATAATGGTAGCCTTTCGGCAAATGAACTCCTGGCTCTTGATCATGACTACGGCATTTTATTAGGCAATATGCTTCAGGGCTTTCTTCAAAAAAATAATATTGACGCAAAGTCTTTGAGCTTAATTTCCAGCCACGGGCACACGTATTATCATCGCCCTGAGCAAGGCTTTACCTTTCAGCTAGGTAATGGCCCTGAGCTTTTTTCCAAATTTCAGATTCCGGTGGTATGTGACTTCAGAAGACAAGATGTGGCCATGGGCGGTCAAGGCGCTCCATTGGTGCCTATTGGCGATCAATTGCTTTTTCATAAAAATGCAGCCTGTTTGAATTTCGGTGGCTTTGCCAATATTTCTTTTGCTGAAAACGAAAGCCGAACAGCTTTTGATATTTGCCCGGTAAATTTTGTGCTAAACGATTTAGCCAAAGAATTGGGCTATGATTACGACTATCAAGGATTACTGGCTTCTAAAGGAAAGGTGGATATGGAGTTGCTCAAAAAACTAAATGATCTCCCTTTTTATAAAATGAAACACCCCAAATCTCTCGGTGCAGAGTGGGTGAATGAAAATGTGTTTCCGCTAATTGAAAATTCAGGTTTGGGGATTTTTGAAAAACTCCGAACAATGACTGAGCATGTGGCTATTCAGGTAACTGATATCCTAAACCGCTATCAGATTAAAAACTGTATGATAACTGGAGGCGGTGCTTACAATGCTCACCTTATCCAATTAATAAGGAGTAAAACCAATTGCCTGATTCACATTCCTGAAAAGGAAATAGTAGAATATAAAGAAGCCGTGATTTTTGCCTTTATGGGCGTACTACGCTGGCAGAAAAAAAATAATGTGATTGGCACCGTTACGGGCGCTCCTCACTCACATAGCTCAGGAATTATCTACTCCTAA
- a CDS encoding Glu/Leu/Phe/Val dehydrogenase dimerization domain-containing protein, translating into MKDLLKIYESKAPEIVFHWHDSETIAEGWVVINSLRGGAAGGGTRMREGLNEHEVLSLAKTMEIKFTVAGPAIGGAKSGINFNPNDPRKDGVLERWYKAVKPLLKTYYGTGGDLNVDEIHEVIPVTRELGIEHPQEGVLVGHFAPNDADKAKKIKQLQEGVLYPVTKENLTPKPEKNYTVADMITGYGTAESVRHFYNIYGGDLAGKRVIIQGWGNVAAAAAFYLAQNGAKVVGIIDRVGGLINENGFSYQEITDLFNAKNGNFLVADNLIPFDEINERIWTVGAEIFIPAAASRLVSKDHLDKMIDNGLEVISSGANVPFADNEIFYGPISEYADQKVTCIPDFISNCGMARVFGYLMGDDVTLSDEAIFDDSSDTIKDALQKCFDKSSDKKFLTKTAYEIALKQLI; encoded by the coding sequence ATGAAGGATTTACTAAAGATATACGAAAGCAAGGCGCCAGAAATCGTTTTTCACTGGCATGATAGTGAAACCATCGCTGAAGGATGGGTAGTAATAAATTCATTGAGAGGCGGTGCTGCCGGTGGCGGTACTCGTATGCGTGAAGGTCTTAATGAGCATGAAGTGCTTTCATTGGCCAAAACCATGGAAATTAAATTTACAGTTGCAGGCCCTGCAATTGGTGGTGCAAAATCAGGTATCAACTTCAACCCAAATGACCCTCGTAAGGATGGTGTTTTGGAAAGATGGTATAAAGCTGTAAAGCCTCTACTTAAAACATATTACGGCACAGGTGGTGACTTGAACGTGGATGAAATTCACGAAGTAATTCCTGTAACCAGAGAGCTTGGAATAGAGCATCCTCAAGAAGGTGTTTTGGTGGGTCACTTTGCTCCAAATGACGCTGACAAAGCCAAAAAAATAAAGCAACTTCAGGAAGGAGTTTTATATCCTGTAACCAAGGAAAACCTTACTCCTAAGCCAGAAAAAAATTATACGGTAGCCGATATGATTACCGGTTACGGAACTGCTGAATCGGTTCGTCACTTTTATAATATTTATGGTGGTGACCTTGCCGGAAAGCGTGTGATTATTCAAGGTTGGGGAAATGTAGCCGCTGCTGCTGCCTTTTACCTTGCTCAAAATGGCGCCAAAGTAGTTGGAATCATTGACCGTGTTGGTGGTCTTATCAACGAAAACGGTTTTTCTTATCAAGAAATCACAGATTTGTTCAATGCCAAAAATGGCAACTTCTTAGTAGCTGATAATTTGATTCCTTTTGACGAAATCAACGAACGCATTTGGACAGTAGGTGCGGAAATCTTTATCCCTGCTGCTGCTTCACGTTTGGTAAGCAAAGACCACTTGGACAAAATGATTGACAACGGTCTTGAAGTAATTTCTTCAGGTGCCAATGTACCATTTGCTGACAATGAAATTTTCTACGGTCCTATTTCAGAATATGCTGACCAGAAAGTAACCTGCATCCCTGACTTTATCTCTAACTGCGGTATGGCCCGTGTATTTGGCTACCTAATGGGAGATGATGTAACTCTTAGCGATGAAGCAATCTTTGACGATAGCTCAGATACTATTAAGGATGCCCTTCAAAAATGTTTTGAC